The following are encoded in a window of Cygnus atratus isolate AKBS03 ecotype Queensland, Australia chromosome 8, CAtr_DNAZoo_HiC_assembly, whole genome shotgun sequence genomic DNA:
- the LOC118243438 gene encoding LOW QUALITY PROTEIN: riboflavin-binding protein (The sequence of the model RefSeq protein was modified relative to this genomic sequence to represent the inferred CDS: substituted 1 base at 1 genomic stop codon), translating into MSTSCDGLCPDAESSLQKAHLAVTSSEESLSMGQATVSSSACDTTWKVIYKAEVSPRRTAKEEKNXKMMLRFAVTIFAVITSSTCQKYGCLEGDTHKLKPSPEPDMHECTLYSESSCCYANFTEQLAHSPVIKVNNSYWNRCGQLSKSCEDFTKKIECFYRCSPHAARWIHPSYTAAIQAVPLCKSFCDDWFEACRDDSTCVHNWLTDWEWNESGENHCKDKCIPYSEMYANGTDMCQNMWGESFKVSESSCLCLQMNKKDMMAVKYLLSESSEESSSISSSEEHACQKKLLKFEKIQGGEGEEAR; encoded by the exons ATGTCTACCTCCTGTGACGGTTTATGTCCAGATGCAGAATCCTCCCTGCAGAAAGCACACCTCGCAGTGACATCCAGTGAGGAATCACTGTCAATGGGACAAGCGACAGTTTCTTCCAGCGCTTGTGACACCACCTGGAAGGTTATATATAAGGCAG AAGTGTCACCCAGAAGGACAGCAAAAGAG gaaaagaactgaaaaatgatgCTGAGGTTTGCTGTCACCATCTTCGCTGTCATAACATCATCTACCTGCCAAAAATATGGATGTCTGGAAGGGGACACCCACAAACTGAAGCCAAGTCCTGAGCCAGATATGCATGAATGCACGCTGTATTCTGAAT CTTCCTGTTGCTATGCAAACTTCACAGAGCAATTGGCTCATTCCCCAGTAATTAAAGTAAACAACAGCTACTGGAACAGATGTGGGCAGCTCAGTAAATC CTGTGAagatttcacaaagaaaatagaGTGCTTTTACCGGTGTTCTCCACATGCTGCTCGCTGGATCCATCCCAGCTACACTGCTGCTATCCAGGCTGTTCCACTGTGTAAAAGCTTCTGTGATGACTG GTTTGAAGCCTGCAGAGATGATTCTACATGTGTTCATAACTGGCTGACGGACTGGGAATGGAATGAAAGTGGAGAAAACCACTGTAAGGATAAATGTATCCCATACAGTGAG ATGTATGCAAATGGAACCGACATGTGTCAGAATATGTGGGGGGAATCATTCAAGGTGAGCGAATCCTCCTGCCTTTGCTTGCAAATGAACAAGAAGGACATGATGGCAGTCAAGTATCTCCTCTCTGAAAGCTCAGAGGAAAGCTCCAGTatcagcagcagtgaggagcATGCCTGCCAAAAGAAACTCCTGAAGTTTGAGAAAAtacagggaggggaaggggaagaggcaAGATGA